One genomic segment of Aquipluma nitroreducens includes these proteins:
- a CDS encoding carbohydrate-binding family 9-like protein yields the protein MKAIEAQDDGKKLVVKKIDTGKNTSLKEARFLLEAQTQEHTVDVLNWDVFNYRPKVGFRIGHTGTEIWLEYYVSEKSIRGVVARTNGSVHEDSCVEFFLSLDHVNYYNFEINCIGTKHVAYGPDRNNRKNIDPKILDAVRVDPSLGNQPFEERTGSYNWKLLVIIPVSCFVYSDIKKLDGVKATANFYKCGDKTSPPHYLSWNPVHTKTPDYHRPEYFGQIYFD from the coding sequence ATGAAAGCAATAGAAGCACAGGATGATGGAAAGAAACTTGTTGTAAAAAAGATTGACACTGGTAAAAACACCTCATTGAAAGAGGCTCGTTTTCTTCTCGAGGCACAAACTCAGGAGCATACTGTGGATGTATTAAACTGGGATGTTTTCAATTACCGGCCAAAGGTAGGGTTTCGAATTGGCCATACAGGTACCGAAATTTGGTTGGAATATTACGTTTCTGAAAAATCGATCAGGGGCGTAGTGGCTCGAACAAATGGGAGTGTCCATGAGGATAGTTGTGTAGAGTTTTTTTTGTCGCTTGATCACGTGAATTACTACAATTTTGAGATCAATTGTATTGGCACCAAACATGTGGCATATGGGCCGGACCGGAATAATAGAAAAAATATTGATCCCAAAATACTTGATGCAGTTCGGGTTGATCCTTCGTTGGGAAACCAACCATTTGAAGAAAGGACGGGGTCGTATAATTGGAAACTCTTGGTTATCATTCCAGTTTCGTGTTTTGTTTACAGCGATATAAAAAAGCTGGATGGGGTGAAAGCCACTGCAAATTTTTATAAATGCGGCGATAAAACTTCCCCTCCACATTATCTTTCCTGGAATCCGGTACACACAAAAACTCCTGACTACCATCGCCCTGAATATTTTGGTCAAATTTATTTTGATTAA
- a CDS encoding HAD family hydrolase: MKKCVIFDMDGVIIDSEPIHQKCERKMFQLLGINVSEDEHNAFMGTTDETWWSWLGSKYDLPIKIPEVIQLKKKLYMEYLRQEVHIQPIPYVSELISDLHKNNFLLALASSSPHEQIDYILSCFELKKYFHLTISGENVEKGKPSPEIFLKVSERLQVPPELCIVIEDSFNGVSAAKSANMKCIGYMNPNSGNQDLSKADILINSFNGLPVDVIYNLTISSF; this comes from the coding sequence ATGAAAAAGTGTGTAATTTTTGATATGGACGGGGTAATTATTGACAGTGAACCGATTCATCAGAAATGTGAGAGAAAGATGTTTCAATTATTAGGAATCAATGTCTCCGAGGATGAGCATAATGCATTTATGGGAACAACGGACGAAACATGGTGGTCCTGGCTTGGAAGCAAGTATGATTTACCAATCAAAATACCGGAAGTCATTCAACTTAAAAAAAAGCTTTATATGGAATACCTGAGACAGGAAGTTCACATTCAGCCAATTCCCTATGTTTCAGAATTAATTTCAGATTTACATAAAAATAATTTTTTATTGGCACTGGCATCGTCTTCACCACACGAACAAATTGATTATATCCTTTCCTGTTTTGAACTCAAAAAATATTTCCATTTGACAATAAGTGGAGAAAATGTTGAAAAAGGGAAACCAAGTCCCGAAATATTTCTGAAAGTATCTGAGAGATTACAAGTCCCTCCAGAGTTATGTATTGTAATTGAAGATTCATTTAATGGCGTTTCTGCTGCAAAAAGTGCAAATATGAAATGTATTGGCTATATGAATCCAAATTCAGGCAATCAGGATTTAAGCAAGGCTGATATTCTAATTAATTCTTTTAATGGACTTCCAGTAGATGTAATTTATAATCTGACCATTTCCAGTTTTTAA
- a CDS encoding DUF418 domain-containing protein, with protein MSSTVPRLQVVDALRGFAIVSIILLHNIEHYDLYYLPSNLPNWIRTFDSGIWKSLFFLFSGKSYAIFSLLFGLTFFIQSNNQEIKGKDFRARFVWRLFLLFIFGLINSAFYQGDILTDYAVIGLFLIPVARLNDKAVFWIALVLMFQPYEWINFILAVQNPDIKIVDPASWFYFDKMGEYITGNSLIETWIGNLTNGKTAVFYWTWENGRIFQTLSLFMLGMLAGRKSVFVASIESKRFWFRTIIISFMLFLLLFTVKEGLNSWISNKAIRSPIVTIETSWTNMAFMLVMVSGFVLLFQTDFFYKLLNSFSSIGRMSLSNYIMMSIIGSFIYYGFGLGLYQYAGATYSLFIGILLAMLEGFFSSCWINRFNHGPLETIWHKMTWIGST; from the coding sequence ATGAGTTCAACCGTCCCCCGTCTTCAGGTAGTTGATGCCTTGCGAGGTTTTGCCATCGTGTCGATTATATTGTTGCATAATATTGAACATTATGATTTATATTACCTTCCTTCGAATTTGCCAAATTGGATCCGAACATTCGACAGTGGAATATGGAAAAGCCTGTTTTTCTTATTTAGTGGAAAATCATATGCTATCTTCTCTTTGCTTTTTGGATTAACATTCTTTATCCAGTCAAATAACCAAGAAATAAAAGGAAAAGATTTCAGAGCGAGATTTGTGTGGAGACTATTCCTGTTGTTTATTTTTGGCCTTATTAATTCGGCATTTTATCAGGGAGATATTCTTACTGATTATGCTGTCATCGGACTCTTTTTGATTCCTGTAGCCAGACTTAATGATAAAGCCGTATTTTGGATCGCACTAGTTTTAATGTTTCAGCCTTATGAATGGATTAATTTTATTTTAGCGGTTCAAAATCCGGATATCAAAATAGTTGATCCGGCTTCATGGTTTTATTTTGATAAAATGGGCGAATATATTACAGGCAATTCATTGATAGAAACATGGATAGGGAATCTGACTAATGGAAAAACTGCCGTTTTTTACTGGACATGGGAAAACGGGAGGATATTTCAGACTTTATCATTATTTATGCTCGGAATGTTGGCTGGCCGCAAATCGGTATTTGTCGCTTCTATTGAAAGTAAACGTTTTTGGTTCAGAACTATAATTATTTCTTTTATGTTATTTCTTCTGTTGTTTACTGTTAAAGAAGGATTAAATAGTTGGATTAGTAACAAAGCTATTCGAAGTCCAATAGTGACTATTGAAACTTCGTGGACAAATATGGCATTTATGCTGGTAATGGTTTCTGGTTTCGTATTGCTTTTTCAAACTGATTTTTTTTATAAATTATTAAACAGTTTTTCATCTATTGGTCGCATGAGTTTGTCGAACTATATTATGATGTCTATAATTGGTTCCTTTATTTATTATGGATTTGGATTGGGCTTATATCAATATGCCGGAGCAACTTATTCATTATTTATCGGTATTTTATTAGCAATGCTGGAGGGTTTCTTTAGTTCTTGTTGGATCAATCGTTTTAATCACGGACCTCTTGAAACCATTTGGCATAAAATGACTTGGATTGGCTCCACATAA
- a CDS encoding Gfo/Idh/MocA family protein, with the protein MLKREIRVALIGHQFMGIAHSNAFKNAEMWAGTPAKIVMKCLCAKDSPENLQIFADKFGWEEIETDWRKVVTRDDIDLISIATPNFLHKEIALEAAKNGKHVLCEKPLANNLADAREMLDAVKRAGVKHCCGYSYRFTPSLALARQLVQEGRIGRIYHVFVRYAQDWITNPNFAMVWRFDKKIAGSGPLGDLSAHSVDATRFITGLNFKEVSGNLQTLIKERPVDGNNPNGPKGMVTVDDVAQFLVNFEGGATGCFESTRLATGRKNYNTIEINGEKGSIFWNFEDQNYLMFYDNTQGPQEAGFRKINATHDVHPYNGGWWPQGHGIGYADSFVIEVAEFIRSIVDNTPFSPSFEDGVKSQEVLEAVERSVENRSWAEVK; encoded by the coding sequence ATGTTAAAAAGAGAAATACGCGTTGCCTTAATCGGCCACCAGTTTATGGGAATAGCGCACTCCAATGCATTTAAAAATGCGGAAATGTGGGCAGGAACCCCGGCCAAGATTGTTATGAAATGCCTGTGCGCTAAAGACTCACCCGAAAATTTACAGATATTTGCCGATAAATTTGGTTGGGAAGAAATTGAAACCGACTGGCGCAAAGTTGTTACCCGTGATGACATTGATTTAATCAGCATTGCCACACCCAATTTTCTGCATAAAGAAATTGCTCTTGAAGCCGCAAAAAACGGGAAGCACGTGCTTTGTGAAAAACCCCTGGCCAATAACCTTGCAGATGCCCGGGAAATGTTGGATGCCGTAAAACGAGCAGGTGTCAAACATTGTTGTGGCTATTCATACCGTTTCACACCGTCACTGGCGTTGGCAAGGCAATTGGTTCAGGAAGGCCGCATCGGACGCATTTACCATGTATTTGTTCGCTATGCGCAAGACTGGATCACGAACCCAAATTTTGCCATGGTCTGGCGTTTCGATAAAAAGATCGCAGGCTCAGGGCCTTTAGGCGACCTGAGCGCCCATTCAGTTGATGCAACCCGTTTTATAACAGGTTTGAATTTTAAGGAAGTGAGTGGCAACCTGCAAACACTGATCAAGGAACGCCCGGTGGATGGCAATAATCCCAATGGGCCCAAAGGAATGGTGACCGTTGACGATGTAGCCCAATTTTTGGTTAATTTCGAAGGCGGAGCTACCGGGTGCTTTGAATCGACCCGTTTGGCTACCGGCCGTAAAAATTACAACACGATTGAAATCAACGGTGAAAAAGGTTCGATTTTCTGGAATTTTGAAGATCAGAATTACCTGATGTTCTACGATAACACACAAGGGCCACAGGAAGCCGGGTTCAGAAAAATTAATGCCACACATGATGTTCACCCGTACAATGGCGGATGGTGGCCCCAGGGACATGGCATTGGCTACGCTGATTCATTTGTGATTGAAGTAGCAGAATTTATTCGCTCAATTGTGGACAATACTCCGTTTAGTCCGAGCTTTGAAGATGGCGTAAAAAGCCAGGAAGTACTTGAAGCTGTTGAGCGGTCAGTCGAAAATCGAAGTTGGGCGGAAGTGAAGTAG
- a CDS encoding toprim domain-containing protein, whose amino-acid sequence MLSKDELLRRTNNGLDVFRYYIPGQWRVGRNFLNPFYDDHKASCNVFFDRKNGCYRIKDFGNDDFSGDCFFLVGKLKDLDCENSNEFVKILQTINRDLNLGLSENDIPYLTPTSPVTNLGQRLDPVAELKKTKPFSVNQQSFSSKELLFWKQYGIPAEILKLYKVISLKEFQSENNDGKPFSFKSSELEPIFGYWGKRYVKIYRPFSEIRFLYGGNFGENYCFGLEQLPIKGDTLFITGGEKDVLSLSTRGFHAICFNSETSAIPDTIIRKLTHRFKHIVLLYDVDKTGLDSSRKHQQQLSEFGVKRLILPLSGSKDDKDVSDYFKAGNTRENFVQLFLEFLDTLYSETMAILKPCEVDFGNPPVKSEMIISINDVPIGTQGNLLGITGGEGTGKSNYVGSLIAGVIREQDKIDTLGTSILANAENKAVLLYDTEQSEIQLYKNISNILKRSKQDSMPSCFKAYSLTSMSRKERLQAIIQSMDKFYYQFGGIAVVAIDGIADLVRCANDEAESVAVIDELYRLAGIYKTCIIGVLHFVPNGLKLRGHLGSELQRKAAAILSIERDDDPMVSVVKALKVRDGSPLDVPLIQFAWDKKVGMHTYIGEKPKEEKEKRKRNELVSVARSIFSKQRYCTYVDLCVQIQTNLDVKERTAKSYIKFMRDNQLILKDASNASYFIIGHI is encoded by the coding sequence ATGTTGAGCAAAGACGAGTTGCTAAGGCGAACAAATAATGGTCTGGATGTTTTCAGATATTATATTCCCGGCCAATGGAGGGTTGGACGGAACTTTCTGAATCCATTTTACGACGACCACAAGGCATCCTGCAATGTATTCTTTGATCGTAAAAATGGATGTTATCGGATTAAAGATTTTGGTAATGATGATTTTAGTGGCGATTGCTTCTTTTTGGTTGGTAAACTTAAAGACCTGGATTGTGAAAATTCAAATGAATTTGTCAAGATTTTACAGACAATCAATCGTGATCTGAATTTGGGTTTGAGTGAAAACGATATTCCATATTTAACACCTACTTCGCCAGTTACAAACCTTGGTCAGAGACTGGACCCAGTTGCTGAACTGAAAAAAACAAAACCCTTCAGTGTTAATCAGCAGAGCTTTTCTTCCAAAGAGCTTTTGTTTTGGAAACAATATGGCATTCCAGCGGAGATTTTGAAACTCTATAAAGTGATTTCCCTGAAGGAATTCCAAAGTGAAAACAATGATGGTAAACCCTTTTCTTTCAAATCTTCAGAACTGGAACCCATATTCGGTTATTGGGGAAAACGTTACGTCAAAATCTATCGGCCTTTTTCAGAAATCCGATTTTTGTATGGTGGTAATTTTGGTGAGAACTATTGTTTTGGATTGGAACAATTACCGATTAAAGGGGACACATTATTCATTACCGGGGGAGAGAAAGACGTTTTATCGCTCTCAACCCGTGGGTTTCATGCCATATGCTTCAATAGCGAGACTTCTGCGATTCCCGATACGATTATCCGGAAGCTGACTCACCGGTTCAAACACATTGTTCTGTTATATGATGTTGACAAAACAGGTTTGGATTCCTCCAGAAAACATCAACAGCAATTATCAGAATTCGGGGTTAAGCGCCTTATTTTACCGCTTTCGGGCAGTAAAGACGATAAGGATGTATCCGATTATTTCAAAGCCGGAAATACCCGTGAAAATTTCGTTCAATTATTTCTCGAATTTTTAGACACCTTATATAGCGAGACGATGGCTATTTTAAAACCATGTGAAGTCGATTTCGGAAATCCCCCCGTTAAATCAGAAATGATCATCTCGATCAACGATGTTCCCATAGGAACACAAGGCAATTTGCTCGGTATTACAGGAGGTGAAGGAACCGGGAAAAGCAATTATGTTGGTAGTCTGATTGCTGGTGTTATCAGGGAACAAGATAAGATTGATACTTTGGGAACAAGTATTCTGGCCAATGCAGAAAACAAAGCTGTCTTACTTTATGATACCGAACAATCAGAGATTCAGCTATACAAAAATATTTCCAATATTCTGAAACGTAGCAAGCAGGATTCTATGCCATCCTGTTTCAAAGCCTACTCCCTAACCAGCATGTCGCGTAAAGAAAGACTTCAGGCCATAATACAAAGCATGGATAAGTTTTACTACCAATTCGGTGGTATTGCTGTGGTAGCAATTGATGGGATCGCTGATCTGGTCCGTTGTGCCAACGATGAAGCTGAAAGTGTCGCTGTTATCGATGAACTATACAGGTTGGCAGGAATATACAAAACCTGCATTATTGGTGTATTGCATTTTGTTCCCAATGGCTTGAAATTACGCGGACACCTGGGATCAGAACTTCAACGTAAGGCCGCAGCCATTCTATCCATCGAGCGGGACGACGATCCAATGGTATCGGTGGTTAAAGCCCTGAAGGTTCGGGACGGAAGTCCGTTGGATGTACCGCTGATCCAGTTTGCCTGGGATAAAAAAGTCGGAATGCACACTTACATTGGGGAGAAACCAAAGGAAGAAAAGGAAAAACGAAAGAGAAATGAACTTGTAAGTGTTGCCCGTTCTATTTTCAGCAAACAACGATACTGTACTTATGTGGATTTGTGTGTA
- a CDS encoding PocR ligand-binding domain-containing protein, whose product MEVYKEELSIEVAEIKMMMDLLSNLFSIRASLIYAINEEQYTNEIAGNNGDYQDFCKLIQLELKHKCIACDRDKFKEANKKKEPLLYRCYNGLYEMYLPLLIDNYLIGYLHFGQVRAEKDFKVIADECSLHEHSRIADIEKSYNSMIFIEKEKLILISALFQQFADIILKNKLVELKKAKPEYYLRKYVEENLDKPIDVNSAAEFIGMSISFVTHKFKEIYGISFHEYLSRARIDRSKKLLQKNSISETFLKCGFNNRYHFSKVFKKIEGVTPHEFQLSSNFTGQ is encoded by the coding sequence ATGGAAGTATATAAGGAAGAATTATCAATTGAAGTCGCTGAAATAAAGATGATGATGGATTTGCTTTCAAACCTGTTTTCAATTAGGGCATCTCTTATTTATGCCATCAACGAAGAACAATATACCAATGAAATTGCAGGCAATAATGGCGACTATCAAGATTTTTGTAAGCTAATCCAGTTAGAACTAAAACACAAATGTATTGCCTGCGACCGTGATAAATTTAAGGAGGCAAATAAAAAGAAAGAGCCACTGCTATACCGGTGTTACAATGGATTATACGAAATGTACCTCCCGCTGCTCATCGACAACTATTTGATCGGATATCTACATTTCGGCCAGGTAAGAGCAGAAAAGGATTTTAAAGTAATTGCTGATGAGTGTTCCCTCCATGAACATTCCCGGATTGCGGATATCGAAAAAAGTTACAATTCCATGATCTTTATTGAAAAGGAGAAACTTATATTGATTTCAGCGCTTTTCCAGCAATTTGCCGATATAATCCTCAAAAACAAACTCGTTGAACTTAAGAAGGCAAAGCCTGAATATTACCTCAGAAAATATGTGGAAGAAAACCTGGACAAACCTATTGATGTAAATTCGGCCGCTGAATTTATCGGGATGAGCATATCATTTGTTACGCACAAATTTAAAGAGATTTATGGTATATCTTTTCATGAATACCTAAGTCGTGCCCGAATTGACCGTTCGAAAAAACTCTTACAAAAAAATTCCATTTCAGAGACATTCCTAAAATGCGGGTTTAACAACCGCTACCACTTCAGCAAAGTATTTAAAAAAATTGAAGGGGTTACTCCACATGAATTCCAACTTTCATCCAATTTTACAGGCCAGTAA
- a CDS encoding APC family permease — protein sequence MTAANSNSEVKLKRVLSLSDLVIYGIILIQPVAALPLFGHANNISKGHAVTTILVAMVAMIFTAISYGRMANRYPAAGSAYTYVGRSINPYLGFIAGWSMFMDYMFIPILCVIFTSITANHLMPFIPYYFWIFFFVIGFTALNLRGIIVAARANWILMIVMSVVVFYFMAAAIRFVFLKEGLGGLFSSRPFYNPETFSFGAIGPATALAALTYIGFDGLTTLSEEVKNPRRNVLIAAVMTCLITGIWSGAQVYLAQISWPDWTSFTNGLTDDAARNNALDTAIMSVAHRAGGPLLDGLLSAILLVGSVGSGITGQLGAGRLLYGMGRDNVIPKKIFGHLGKKTAVPSYNVLFVGGLALFGALLLNYEECARLINFGAFFAFMGVNIASMREYYFKADVKTAKGFFQDFLPPAIGFVICLIIWLNLPLNTFLIGGGWMLIGTIYLTIRTKGFRKATVMMDFTQA from the coding sequence ATGACTGCTGCAAACTCAAACTCCGAAGTAAAACTCAAACGAGTCCTATCGCTAAGCGACCTGGTTATTTACGGAATTATCCTGATCCAGCCGGTTGCGGCTTTGCCCTTGTTTGGCCATGCCAACAATATTTCAAAAGGGCACGCGGTGACCACAATTCTTGTGGCTATGGTGGCCATGATTTTTACAGCAATCAGTTACGGAAGAATGGCAAACCGTTACCCGGCAGCAGGTTCGGCCTACACCTATGTTGGAAGAAGCATTAATCCTTACCTGGGTTTTATCGCTGGCTGGTCAATGTTTATGGATTATATGTTTATCCCGATCCTCTGCGTTATTTTCACCAGTATAACGGCCAATCACCTGATGCCTTTTATTCCATATTATTTCTGGATATTCTTTTTTGTTATTGGGTTTACGGCTTTGAACCTGAGGGGGATCATAGTGGCAGCCAGGGCAAACTGGATTTTGATGATTGTTATGAGCGTGGTCGTTTTCTATTTCATGGCTGCCGCTATTCGTTTTGTTTTTTTAAAAGAAGGCTTAGGTGGATTGTTTTCCTCGCGTCCCTTTTATAATCCTGAAACCTTCTCATTTGGTGCCATTGGTCCGGCGACGGCTTTGGCAGCTTTAACTTATATTGGTTTTGACGGATTGACGACCCTTTCCGAAGAAGTAAAAAATCCAAGACGTAATGTGTTGATCGCGGCAGTAATGACTTGCCTGATCACGGGAATATGGAGTGGAGCGCAGGTTTACCTGGCCCAAATTTCATGGCCCGATTGGACTTCATTCACCAATGGACTGACTGATGATGCTGCTCGTAATAACGCATTGGATACGGCAATAATGTCGGTGGCCCACAGGGCTGGCGGGCCTTTATTGGATGGATTACTGTCGGCAATCCTGTTGGTGGGAAGCGTGGGTTCGGGCATAACGGGACAATTGGGTGCAGGCCGGTTGCTTTACGGGATGGGTCGGGACAACGTGATCCCTAAAAAGATATTTGGCCATTTGGGAAAGAAAACAGCCGTACCCAGTTATAATGTTCTTTTTGTAGGTGGATTGGCCTTGTTTGGCGCCTTGCTGCTCAATTATGAAGAATGCGCGCGACTGATAAATTTTGGCGCTTTCTTCGCTTTTATGGGAGTAAATATTGCCTCCATGCGTGAATATTATTTCAAGGCAGACGTCAAGACAGCAAAAGGCTTTTTTCAGGACTTCCTTCCTCCGGCTATCGGGTTTGTGATCTGCCTGATCATTTGGCTGAACCTTCCTTTAAATACCTTCCTAATTGGTGGGGGGTGGATGCTGATTGGGACTATTTACCTAACCATAAGAACCAAAGGTTTTCGAAAGGCAACGGTGATGATGGATTTCACGCAGGCTTGA
- a CDS encoding helix-turn-helix domain-containing protein translates to MEVITVESKAYKELVAKINTIAQFVAEYQSVNAINPEEEWIDSFEVCSFLNISQRTLQRLRSKGAITYSVIAGKTYYTIAEIKRMLNERRIRSSEEAMQNLITNHQRYVEQRRVAKANK, encoded by the coding sequence ATGGAAGTCATAACAGTTGAATCGAAGGCATACAAAGAACTGGTTGCAAAGATCAATACGATTGCCCAGTTTGTCGCAGAATACCAGTCTGTCAACGCGATTAATCCTGAAGAGGAGTGGATAGATAGTTTTGAGGTCTGTTCATTTTTGAATATCAGCCAACGCACATTACAACGGCTGCGCTCCAAAGGCGCTATCACCTATTCTGTCATAGCGGGGAAAACATACTACACCATCGCTGAAATCAAACGGATGCTAAATGAAAGGCGAATCCGAAGTAGCGAAGAAGCCATGCAAAACCTGATCACCAATCACCAGCGATATGTTGAGCAAAGACGAGTTGCTAAGGCGAACAAATAA
- a CDS encoding DegT/DnrJ/EryC1/StrS family aminotransferase, with amino-acid sequence MPGPGAYWYGEEEKDAVMEVMESGYLFRYGSENDPKFLHKVSTLESEFASYCGANHALATSSGTSSLLVSLIALDLKPGDEVIVPAYTFVATYSTCIFAGLVPVLTEIDESLSMDPEDIEHRITPRTKAIIPVHMLGNPCNMDRIMEIARKHNLKVLEDSCQATGASYKGRKVGTIGDIGAFSLNVFKTINSGDGGLVVTNDQKLYETAFGVHDQGHKPNRFGVEVGARSVLGLNFRMNEITGAAGLAQLRKLDQIVAVLREKKNKLKSLISGAEGFKFRVLNDPEGDAATLCTIVFDTRELAVKVSKALGSKTIDQSGWHVYANMEHVLGHLKEVGQPHTKGSYPKTDDILSRSMNISIGVVDGGLGAGWGININSTDAEIEAAAKQFTEVCK; translated from the coding sequence ATGCCAGGTCCGGGAGCTTATTGGTATGGAGAAGAAGAAAAAGATGCAGTAATGGAAGTCATGGAAAGTGGTTACCTTTTCCGCTACGGAAGTGAAAACGATCCTAAATTTTTGCACAAAGTTTCAACGTTGGAAAGTGAATTTGCCAGCTACTGCGGGGCAAACCACGCTTTGGCAACATCATCGGGAACTTCTTCGCTGCTTGTTTCGCTAATTGCATTAGATCTGAAACCAGGCGACGAAGTAATCGTTCCGGCTTATACATTTGTTGCAACCTATTCCACATGTATTTTCGCAGGTCTGGTACCTGTTTTAACTGAAATTGATGAAAGTCTTTCAATGGATCCTGAGGACATTGAACACAGGATTACTCCACGGACAAAAGCCATTATTCCGGTTCACATGCTCGGGAACCCATGTAATATGGACAGAATTATGGAGATTGCCCGCAAACATAACCTGAAGGTTCTTGAGGACAGTTGCCAAGCCACAGGCGCTTCATACAAAGGAAGAAAAGTGGGTACAATCGGTGACATAGGGGCTTTCTCGCTGAATGTTTTCAAGACAATCAACAGTGGTGACGGCGGGTTGGTGGTTACCAATGACCAAAAACTTTACGAAACAGCATTTGGCGTTCATGACCAGGGGCACAAACCCAACCGTTTCGGGGTTGAAGTAGGCGCCCGTAGTGTGCTTGGTTTAAATTTTCGAATGAATGAAATTACAGGCGCTGCCGGTTTGGCTCAGTTGAGGAAACTTGACCAGATTGTTGCCGTGTTGCGAGAGAAAAAGAACAAACTGAAAAGCCTGATTTCCGGGGCTGAAGGGTTCAAATTCCGCGTGCTAAACGATCCGGAAGGGGATGCGGCAACCCTTTGTACCATAGTTTTTGATACACGGGAACTGGCCGTGAAAGTGTCAAAAGCATTGGGTTCCAAAACCATCGATCAGAGCGGATGGCACGTATATGCAAATATGGAACATGTTTTGGGGCATCTGAAAGAAGTTGGACAGCCTCATACAAAAGGTTCGTACCCAAAAACCGATGATATTTTAAGCCGTTCCATGAATATTAGTATTGGGGTTGTTGACGGTGGCCTTGGAGCAGGCTGGGGAATCAACATCAACTCAACTGATGCTGAAATTGAGGCCGCGGCTAAACAATTCACAGAAGTTTGCAAGTAG
- a CDS encoding RteC domain-containing protein encodes MIEYIANLKKEVDAKIELIESSEENILKRSLAGSQVLGEAFNRLKVFVLAYTFKDEEEEIIFFKDIKPKFCYRLIYYRKIYNIEMNRPMAGVDAQKVYLNKELNAINRYTTKRLDFIRYYRSGSTHLDSLYFLRGKLFTEQYLETFYYELDPVFCTICDFKVAKILANDMLLPYLMQELELLDNSTSKLGSFYFPSTKLTWKGTKTELMEQLYSWDTASTFGNVPLTQLSDYIQNVFNIRLDKNLSRAFSDMKIRTNPTPFLDKLKNALLRRMGRNQ; translated from the coding sequence ATGATTGAATATATAGCCAACCTAAAAAAAGAGGTTGATGCAAAAATTGAACTGATAGAATCTTCTGAGGAGAACATATTAAAAAGGTCATTGGCTGGTTCCCAGGTTCTCGGAGAGGCATTCAATCGATTGAAGGTGTTCGTTTTGGCTTACACTTTTAAAGATGAAGAAGAGGAAATTATATTTTTTAAAGATATTAAGCCGAAGTTCTGTTATCGATTGATTTATTACCGTAAAATTTATAACATAGAGATGAACAGGCCAATGGCAGGTGTTGACGCTCAAAAAGTATATTTGAACAAAGAGCTGAATGCAATTAATAGGTATACAACAAAACGATTAGATTTTATACGTTACTACCGTTCAGGATCCACTCATTTGGATTCCTTGTATTTTTTAAGAGGCAAATTGTTCACGGAGCAGTACTTGGAAACATTTTATTACGAACTTGATCCAGTTTTTTGCACCATCTGTGATTTCAAGGTTGCAAAAATATTGGCGAATGATATGCTCTTACCATACTTGATGCAGGAATTGGAATTACTAGATAACAGTACCTCAAAACTTGGTTCTTTCTATTTTCCATCAACTAAACTAACATGGAAAGGGACTAAAACAGAACTGATGGAGCAACTCTATTCCTGGGACACTGCCAGTACCTTTGGAAACGTGCCACTCACGCAACTATCCGATTACATTCAGAACGTTTTCAATATTCGACTCGATAAGAACCTGTCACGTGCATTTAGTGATATGAAGATTCGCACGAACCCTACTCCTTTTCTCGATAAACTAAAAAATGCCTTACTACGGCGTATGGGCAGGAATCAATAA